A window from Intestinimonas massiliensis (ex Afouda et al. 2020) encodes these proteins:
- the bilR gene encoding bilirubin reductase: MFETLLSPIELGHVRLKNRIIFAPTSMGLAEEEYFKRIEEIAAGGCAMIILGDVPVLPARFGYSLYSKKGFAHYQKLAGIAHRHACLICAQLHQSDSDLKSMLRYIPGILSKKITPQELRSRLNAQVAPYISKLSVHKIKKITAAFGDAAVLAQKAGFDMVQVHGDRMCGSFSSASFNHRTDAYGGSAERRARFAVEAVSAIRAKLPDYPIDYKLAVRQENPHYGNAGVLEEELEVFVPLLEKAGVTSFHVALANHSDLQDTIPGAKHPYFSEEGCFLKFCDQVRQFTSLPICGVGGMVHPEFVEQQLKEGRIQCAAMSRQLVADSQWVNKVAAGETSKIRYCIRCNKQCLGGMMEHKGVHCIYHEKQ; encoded by the coding sequence ATGTTTGAAACGTTGCTCAGCCCCATTGAATTGGGGCATGTAAGACTGAAAAACCGTATTATCTTTGCGCCAACGTCCATGGGGCTCGCAGAGGAGGAATATTTTAAGCGGATCGAAGAGATTGCGGCGGGAGGATGCGCCATGATCATCCTGGGAGATGTTCCGGTGCTGCCCGCCCGCTTTGGATACAGCCTTTACAGCAAGAAGGGATTTGCACACTATCAAAAACTGGCTGGGATCGCGCACAGACACGCCTGCCTGATCTGCGCCCAGCTTCACCAGTCCGACTCCGACTTAAAGAGCATGCTCCGATATATCCCGGGTATTCTCAGCAAAAAAATTACGCCGCAGGAACTCCGCTCACGACTCAATGCACAGGTCGCACCTTACATATCAAAATTGAGCGTTCATAAAATCAAAAAAATTACCGCGGCGTTCGGCGATGCAGCCGTACTGGCCCAAAAGGCCGGATTTGATATGGTGCAGGTGCATGGAGATCGGATGTGCGGAAGCTTTAGCTCCGCCAGCTTCAACCATCGTACAGACGCCTACGGCGGAAGCGCGGAAAGGAGGGCTCGATTTGCCGTAGAAGCGGTTTCCGCCATCCGCGCCAAGCTGCCGGATTACCCCATTGATTATAAGCTGGCAGTCCGTCAGGAGAATCCCCATTACGGCAACGCCGGCGTACTGGAGGAAGAGCTGGAGGTCTTTGTACCACTTTTGGAAAAGGCGGGTGTTACCAGCTTTCATGTGGCTCTGGCAAATCATTCCGACCTGCAGGATACGATCCCCGGCGCAAAGCATCCGTATTTTTCGGAGGAAGGCTGCTTCCTGAAGTTCTGTGATCAGGTGCGCCAGTTTACATCGCTGCCGATTTGCGGAGTGGGAGGCATGGTTCATCCGGAATTTGTGGAACAGCAGCTAAAGGAAGGGCGTATCCAATGCGCTGCCATGAGCCGGCAGTTGGTGGCTGATTCCCAATGGGTAAATAAAGTTGCAGCCGGAGAGACGAGCAAGATCCGGTACTGTATCCGATGCAACAAGCAATGCTTGGGAGGGATGATGGAGCATAAGGGGGTACACTGCATATACCACGAAAAGCAGTAA
- a CDS encoding substrate-binding domain-containing protein — protein MDNASKRITIKDIATQTGLSIATVHLALAGKAGPKEETRRRVLQTAKELNYQCNSAASSLKRGVTRIAAILPALTQDNLLYYEPIWRGVRAYCRDAKDFNIELVELPYVNQDSVSVPLEAVGRARGERKLSGLIVLGDIEPEAGRALRDLSDQGVSIVLVNSDTPEVGRICCIQAENYLLGRIMGEILLGRTPRGGPILVCAGEKSTPANADSTRGLNDYLEEHDANREIYALHYGNDMDRLYRRLVERFEKDRGITGCCSVTARGSVQLARALVDTGLAGRIPAIGSDVFGENIENLKRGVFQNLMFKNPYQQGWLAAEYLFKHIFRNRPTGDTTIFVKSEVVFQSSISMYKE, from the coding sequence ATGGACAACGCAAGTAAAAGGATTACGATCAAGGATATTGCAACCCAGACGGGGCTGTCTATAGCGACGGTGCATTTGGCGTTGGCCGGAAAGGCCGGTCCCAAGGAGGAGACGCGCAGACGTGTGCTGCAGACGGCAAAAGAGCTAAATTATCAGTGCAACTCCGCGGCATCCTCGCTAAAGCGCGGCGTAACTCGAATAGCGGCAATTTTGCCGGCGCTTACGCAGGACAATCTTCTCTACTATGAGCCAATCTGGCGTGGGGTCCGGGCTTACTGCAGGGATGCAAAAGACTTTAATATTGAACTGGTGGAGCTGCCCTATGTCAACCAGGATTCGGTTTCGGTGCCTCTTGAGGCCGTTGGGCGCGCGCGGGGGGAGAGAAAGCTTTCGGGGCTGATCGTGCTGGGCGACATAGAGCCGGAGGCCGGGCGGGCGCTGAGGGATCTGAGTGACCAGGGCGTATCCATCGTATTGGTAAACAGCGATACCCCTGAGGTGGGCCGGATTTGCTGCATACAGGCAGAGAACTATTTGCTGGGCCGCATCATGGGAGAAATCCTGCTGGGGCGTACTCCGCGCGGCGGCCCCATCTTGGTTTGCGCGGGAGAGAAAAGCACGCCGGCGAATGCCGATTCTACCCGGGGGCTAAACGATTATCTGGAGGAGCATGATGCCAATCGGGAAATTTACGCACTGCACTACGGCAATGATATGGACCGGCTTTACCGGCGGCTGGTGGAGCGGTTTGAGAAGGACCGTGGCATCACTGGCTGCTGCAGCGTTACAGCGCGGGGCAGCGTACAGCTTGCTCGCGCACTGGTGGACACGGGCTTGGCGGGCCGGATTCCGGCTATTGGAAGCGATGTGTTTGGGGAAAACATCGAAAACCTAAAAAGAGGCGTTTTTCAAAACCTGATGTTTAAAAATCCGTATCAGCAGGGCTGGCTGGCGGCAGAGTACCTATTCAAACACATCTTTCGCAATCGACCGACGGGGGACACAACGATTTTTGTGAAAAGCGAGGTTGTTTTTCAGAGCTCCATTTCGATGTACAAGGAATAA
- a CDS encoding GntR family transcriptional regulator, whose translation MRLTQRQPRETGRDYALRTIKDNIIHLELAPGSMVSENELAAAMGLSRTPVREALIELSKVKIVEIYPQKGSAVALIDYDLVEESRFMRKVLECAVVELDCEMATPEDIRRLQENVRLQNFYLENYYPEALMDLDNQFHALIFEIAHKDQVYALMDNISIHFDRVRSMALSAVKNLKIVQDHENLVNAIARKDAAAATSLMELHLSRYKIDAKAIREKYPDYFR comes from the coding sequence ATGCGCTTGACTCAGCGGCAACCCAGAGAGACCGGGCGGGATTATGCCTTGCGTACCATCAAAGACAACATCATCCACCTGGAGCTGGCCCCAGGCAGCATGGTCAGTGAAAATGAACTGGCCGCGGCGATGGGGCTGTCCCGCACCCCGGTGCGGGAGGCACTGATCGAATTATCCAAGGTGAAGATCGTGGAGATCTATCCCCAGAAGGGGAGTGCGGTGGCTCTCATCGACTACGACCTGGTGGAGGAGTCTCGCTTCATGCGTAAGGTGCTGGAGTGTGCGGTGGTGGAGCTGGACTGTGAAATGGCTACGCCGGAGGATATCCGACGTCTGCAGGAAAACGTGCGGCTGCAAAATTTTTATTTGGAGAACTACTACCCTGAGGCGCTGATGGACCTGGACAATCAGTTCCATGCTTTGATTTTTGAAATTGCCCACAAGGACCAGGTTTATGCCCTGATGGATAACATTTCCATCCATTTTGACCGGGTCCGCAGCATGGCACTGAGCGCGGTGAAAAACCTGAAGATTGTCCAAGACCATGAAAATCTGGTGAACGCCATCGCCCGAAAGGATGCTGCTGCCGCCACGAGTCTGATGGAATTGCACCTGAGCCGATATAAGATTGACGCCAAGGCCATCCGGGAAAAATACCCAGACTATTTTCGATAA